Genomic DNA from Mycobacterium stomatepiae:
TGCCGTATCCGATCACGCCGACCTTGCGACCCTGGATGATCGACAGGTCTGCGTCGTCGTCATAGAACATCTCTAATGCCTCTGCCACGGTGAATCTCTCTTTCTTGATTGACTTTTGGAATATGAATCGCTTATTTGGCGGTGCCGATTCCACGCGGCCCGCGAGACAGCGACACCACTCCCGATTGGACGATCTCGCGGATACCGAACGGTTCCAGCACTCGCAGCAGCGCCTCGAGCTTGCCGCGGGTACCGGTCGCCTCGACGGTCAGCGAATCCAGCGATACGTCGACTACCTTGGCGCGGAACAGGTTTGCCGCTTCGATTACCTGGCTGCGGCTACCGGAATCGGCCCGCACCTTGATCAGCGCCAGCTCGCGAGCCACCGAGTTGTCCTCGTCCTGCTCGACGATTTTGATGACATTGATCAGCTTGTTGAGCTGCTTGGTGACCTGCTCGAGCGGAGTCTCCTCGGCGGAAACCACGATGGTCATCCGCGACATGTCCTTCTGCTCGGTGGCACCCACAGCCAGCGACTCGATGTTGAACCCTCGCCGCGAGAATAGCGCCGCGATGCGCGCAAGCACACCCGGTTTGTCCTCGACCAACACCGACAGCGTGTGCGTCTTGGCGTACATATCAGGCGTGCCCCTCGGTCTCGTCGTCGAACAGCGGCCGAATTCCGCGGGCATGCTGAATCTCGTCGTTGCTTGTTCCGGCGGCCACCATCGGCCACACCTGCGCGTCGGCGCCGACGATGAAGTCGATCACCACCGGGCGGTCGTTGATCTCGCGCGCCTGGTTGATCGCGTCAACGACGTCTTCTTCACGCTCACAACGTATTCCGACACAACCCAGCGCCTCGGCCAGCTTCACGAAGTCCGGGATGCGATGCGAGTGCGTGGCCAGGTCGGTCTGCGAGTAGCGCTCCTCGTAGAACAGGCTCTGCCACTGCCGCACCATGCCCAGGTTGCCGTTGTTGATCAGCGCCACCTTGATCGGCACGCCCTCGATCGCACAGGTGGCCAACTCCTGGTTGGTCATCTGGAAACACCCGTCGCCGTCGATCGCCCAGACCTCGGCCTCGGGACGAGCGACCTTGGCGCCCATGGCCGCCGGGATGGCGAACCCCATGGTGCCCAGCCCACCGGAGTTGAGCCAGGTGCGCGGCTTCTCGTAGGAGATGAACTGGGCCGCCCACATCTGGTGCTGCCCAACGCCGGCGACATAGATGGCGTCGGGTCCGGCGATCTTGCCGAGCTGCTCGATCACGTACTCCGGGCTCAGGCTGCCGTCGCTCTGCGGACCGTAGCTCAGCGGATAGGTGGACTGCACTTCGTCCAGATATTTCCACCAGGCCGTCATGTCGATCTTGCCCGGGGTTTCGTACTGGCGCAGCATCGCGATCAGGTCGGTGATGACCGCTTTGACGTCGCCGACGATCGGCACGTCGGCGACCCGGTTCTTGCCGATCTCGGCCGGGTCGATATCGGCGTGGATGACCTTGGCTTCGGGCGCAAAGGAATCGAGCTTGCCGGTCACCCGGTCGTCGAAACGCGTGCCCAGCGCGATCAGCAGATCACTGCGCTGCAGCGCCGCCACCGCGGCGACCGTGCCGTGCATGCCCGGCATACCCAGGTTCTGCCGGTGGCTGTCCGGGAAGGCACCCCGCGCCATCAGCGTGGTGACCACCGGGATCCCGGTCAGCTCGGCCAAATCCCGCAACTGCTCGGTCGCCTCGCCACGGATCACGCCGCCGCCCACGTAGAGCACCGGTTTACGCGCCCGCGCGATCAGCTTGGCAGCCTCCCGGATCTGGCGGCTGTGCGGCTTGAGGTTCGGCTTGTAACCGGGCAAGTCCATTTTCGGCGGCCAGCTGAAGGTGCACTGGCCCTGCAACACATCCTTGGGGATGTCGACTAGCACCGCGCCCGGTCGTCCCGAGGACGCGATGTGGAAGGCCTCGGCCATCACCCGCGGAATCTCGTCACCGGAGCGGACCAGGAAGTTGTGCTTGGTGATCGGCATTGTGATGCCGGAGATGTCGGCTTCCTGGAAGGCGTCGGTCCCGATCAGCGACCGCCCCACCTGCCCGGTGACGGCGACCACGGGGATCGAATCCATCTGCGCATCCGCCAGGGGGGTCACCAGATTGGTGGCACCGGGGCCCGACGTGGCCATCATGACGCCGACCTTGCCGGTCGCGTGCGCGTAGCCGCTTGCCGCGTGACCCGCGCCCTGCTCGTGCCGAACCAGCACGTGCCGCAGCTTTTTCGAGTCGAACAGCGGATCGTAGACCGGCAGCACCGCGCCGCCCGGGATCCCGAAGATGACCTCGACGTCGAGTTCCTCCAACGACCGGATTACCGACTGAGCACCGGTAAGTTGGTGCGGTGCAATATGTCTCGATTGCTTGGCCGGAACTTTTGCGGGGGCTTCGGTGCTTTCCCTGGCGGCCGGCGCCCAGTCGTCGCCATTCCGCGACTCGGGTGTCTGTGACTTGGTGGGTGCGCTCACTCTGGTGATTGTCCTCTTAGTCCTGATTTGGCTGTGGAAGTTTCGTTGATACGCAAGAAAAAACCCCCGCCAGCTCCCGCTGATCGAGGGTTGCGCGTTGGTGCCGGATCGCTTCACATGCTGAAGCAATTAGTCACGCACCAACGCGCCGACTAATTACTACGAGCATCCCGGGCTGTCCGGTGGTATCCATAGCCCTCGACGGTAGCCTTCGCACTGCTCAGCCGTCAAATCCGCTGCGGCGGGGACCAATCGTAGCCACGCGGGTGGTCGTCGGAGGCGGCGCGGAATCGTCGACGCGAGCCGGGGTGGAATGATGCTCGGGTGGCTTCCGGTTCTGCGGCCCCGACACCCGCGCCCATAGTGATCAAAATCTCACCGATGGCCCACTTCGCCGTGGGATTTCTGACGCTGGGATTGTTGATCCCGGTGCTGGCCTTTCCGGTGTCGACCCCGCTGCTGCTGATCCCGGTGCTGTTGTCCGCATTGATCATCCGGCTCCGCACCGTGGCCGACGGCCAGGGCGTGACGGTGCGGAACCTGCTGGGCAGCCAGCAGGTCGGCTGGGACGACATCGACGGGCTGCGCTTCCACCGGGGCTCGTGGGCACGCGCCAAACTCAAGAGCGGAACGGAACTGCGCTTGCCGGCGGTCACTTTCGCGACACTTCCGCAGCTGACGGCGGCCAGCTCCGGGCGAGTGCCCAACCCTTATCGATGACCGCCTAGAAGGCGGTTCAGGCGATCGGATTGACGCCGTTGAGCAGCACCCACACGGCGATACCGGCGGCGATGCCGGCGAGCAGGCACACGAACGACCCGATGAACGGCCGATGAGCCCAGCCCCGGTTGGCGTCCAGGCCGTACCGGCCGGGCCCGGACAGCACGACCGCGACGGCCATCACGATCAGCATGACCTGGTATTCGTGGCCCTGCGGCAGGAAGAACGCGAAGGTGTGCGGCCGCGCCGAGACGCTGGCGAGTAGCCCGTTGATCAGGAACGCCAGGGCTCCCGCCGCGGCCACCGGGGTGAACAAGCCCAGGACCAGCAGCACGCCGGCGACGATCTCCCCGCCCGCGCTCACGTAGGACAGGATGTCGGCATGCTGGTAGCCGGCGTCGGACAGCGAGTTCTTCAACCCGTCCAAACCCTGGCCACCCCACCAGCCGAACAGCTTCTGCAGCCCGTGCGCGCCGAGCACCACCCCGAGGCCGACGCGCGACACCAGCAAACCGAGATTCTGGGTGCCGCGGCGGCCGATCGCGCGCTGCCGTTCGTAGTCCTCGCTGGGATCGATCTCGGCGGGTTCGGCCGCCAGATGCCGTGGCGCCGACTGCGGCTGCGGCTGCACGTACGGCAGCGGCTCGTGCTGGTCGAGCACGTTGTAGGACGGCGCGGCGGGGCTGGCGACCTGATTGGGGTCTTGGTACGGGATGACGGAGGTGGTTCCGAAGTCGCCCGGATACCCGACGGGCGTCAGGTCATCTTCGGGGTCGACCAAGCGCGCTGCGGCGGGACGGCCCGGGGCCGGCTCCGGAACTTCGCCGGGTCGCTGCCAAGGTGCGTCATTCGATTGACCGGTCACGGGTGTCAGGGTAAGGGCATTCCGGCCCGAATTGGGGATTTGAGCGGCGCTTTCGCCAGGTAATTGACGCGCATGCCGCGAAATGGGCGCAGATTGGTCTCAAATGTGCTTCGAAGGCTTCCCCATTGGTGAACGCGGGCTGAAAACGGCCGCCTTCGCCCGTCGCCGCGATCGCCGTCCGGAGCCCCCAACAGGCCCGCGTGTGGCGCCGGTGCCCGCCCTATCCGTAGCCTGTCGATCATGCGTTTGGGGTTGCCG
This window encodes:
- the ilvN gene encoding acetolactate synthase small subunit; this translates as MYAKTHTLSVLVEDKPGVLARIAALFSRRGFNIESLAVGATEQKDMSRMTIVVSAEETPLEQVTKQLNKLINVIKIVEQDEDNSVARELALIKVRADSGSRSQVIEAANLFRAKVVDVSLDSLTVEATGTRGKLEALLRVLEPFGIREIVQSGVVSLSRGPRGIGTAK
- a CDS encoding acetolactate synthase large subunit; amino-acid sequence: MSAPTKSQTPESRNGDDWAPAARESTEAPAKVPAKQSRHIAPHQLTGAQSVIRSLEELDVEVIFGIPGGAVLPVYDPLFDSKKLRHVLVRHEQGAGHAASGYAHATGKVGVMMATSGPGATNLVTPLADAQMDSIPVVAVTGQVGRSLIGTDAFQEADISGITMPITKHNFLVRSGDEIPRVMAEAFHIASSGRPGAVLVDIPKDVLQGQCTFSWPPKMDLPGYKPNLKPHSRQIREAAKLIARARKPVLYVGGGVIRGEATEQLRDLAELTGIPVVTTLMARGAFPDSHRQNLGMPGMHGTVAAVAALQRSDLLIALGTRFDDRVTGKLDSFAPEAKVIHADIDPAEIGKNRVADVPIVGDVKAVITDLIAMLRQYETPGKIDMTAWWKYLDEVQSTYPLSYGPQSDGSLSPEYVIEQLGKIAGPDAIYVAGVGQHQMWAAQFISYEKPRTWLNSGGLGTMGFAIPAAMGAKVARPEAEVWAIDGDGCFQMTNQELATCAIEGVPIKVALINNGNLGMVRQWQSLFYEERYSQTDLATHSHRIPDFVKLAEALGCVGIRCEREEDVVDAINQAREINDRPVVIDFIVGADAQVWPMVAAGTSNDEIQHARGIRPLFDDETEGHA
- a CDS encoding PH domain-containing protein, which gives rise to MAHFAVGFLTLGLLIPVLAFPVSTPLLLIPVLLSALIIRLRTVADGQGVTVRNLLGSQQVGWDDIDGLRFHRGSWARAKLKSGTELRLPAVTFATLPQLTAASSGRVPNPYR
- a CDS encoding DoxX family protein, which produces MTGQSNDAPWQRPGEVPEPAPGRPAAARLVDPEDDLTPVGYPGDFGTTSVIPYQDPNQVASPAAPSYNVLDQHEPLPYVQPQPQSAPRHLAAEPAEIDPSEDYERQRAIGRRGTQNLGLLVSRVGLGVVLGAHGLQKLFGWWGGQGLDGLKNSLSDAGYQHADILSYVSAGGEIVAGVLLVLGLFTPVAAAGALAFLINGLLASVSARPHTFAFFLPQGHEYQVMLIVMAVAVVLSGPGRYGLDANRGWAHRPFIGSFVCLLAGIAAGIAVWVLLNGVNPIA